In Methanobacterium paludis, the following proteins share a genomic window:
- a CDS encoding DUF11 domain-containing protein encodes MKTTKFLILALIMSILSLSASDMVFANDTISGVFANDTISGVTISGSPLTSSNKPANFFGTISDYADSYVVHVGDTFTITVSVDNGGAGDWENLLLYAPIPDGLQYVSHVMPDITSQDYDSSTGIWNIQQMKWTGRGHHKYMILTVKALPEAEGKTLSFSSRFTSLIFVDESWNHARTDMVANGWAPPGNTINIKVLPDPVPDPVPDPVPDPVPDPNPGPGHGPGDGLGSGNGNLKNNIMTALGKSQLQTGGGGGGNGKAYEVTKASKAQNASSMYLLALLLIVAMIVAGYFYGIRKER; translated from the coding sequence ATGAAAACCACAAAATTTCTTATTTTAGCATTAATAATGTCAATTTTAAGTTTATCTGCCTCAGATATGGTTTTTGCTAATGACACCATATCTGGGGTTTTTGCTAATGACACCATATCTGGGGTCACAATATCTGGCTCTCCCCTTACCAGTTCTAATAAACCTGCTAACTTTTTTGGAACTATAAGTGATTATGCCGATAGTTACGTTGTACACGTGGGAGATACCTTTACTATAACTGTTTCTGTAGATAATGGTGGAGCAGGAGACTGGGAAAACCTATTGTTATATGCACCAATACCTGATGGACTGCAGTACGTCTCACATGTCATGCCAGATATAACCAGCCAAGATTATGATTCTTCAACTGGAATATGGAACATACAACAAATGAAATGGACTGGAAGAGGTCATCACAAGTATATGATCTTAACGGTTAAAGCACTGCCAGAAGCAGAAGGAAAAACCCTAAGCTTCTCATCAAGATTCACATCACTCATATTTGTCGATGAATCTTGGAATCATGCCCGAACAGACATGGTTGCTAATGGATGGGCTCCACCAGGAAACACTATTAATATAAAAGTTCTTCCTGACCCCGTACCTGACCCCGTACCTGACCCCGTACCTGACCCCGTACCTGACCCTAATCCTGGACCTGGGCACGGACCTGGGGATGGACTTGGTAGTGGAAATGGCAATCTTAAAAACAACATTATGACAGCATTGGGTAAGAGCCAACTTCAGACCGGAGGAGGTGGGGGTGGAAATGGAAAAGCTTATGAAGTAACAAAAGCTTCAAAAGCTCAAAACGCCTCATCCATGTATTTACTGGCATTACTGTTGATAGTTGCCATGATTGTTGCGGGTTACTTCTACGGAATCAGGAAGGAAAGATAA
- a CDS encoding ABC transporter substrate-binding protein, whose product MIYVSMDDTDNLESRGTGSLARTIAGELSKDYQIYGVTRHQLYDHPDIPYTSHNTCAVIQIENKGVEFVDEIFERVKREILDDFMEGSDPGLVVAHDNQITPAMVAFGIDAKCIVLNQQRARKLADNLDIRLEGLGGTEDGVIGAMAGVGLASSRYDGRFLRIGTEDVKGYTKTAEELFEAGVDQIVTVDGCNVTEGLIHNPQGRLLKTCPLGDKIILFVEEENGELKVVDRG is encoded by the coding sequence ATGATTTACGTGAGTATGGACGATACAGACAACCTTGAATCTAGAGGGACGGGAAGTTTAGCCCGTACAATAGCAGGGGAACTCTCAAAAGACTATCAAATTTACGGCGTCACTCGCCACCAGCTTTACGACCATCCAGATATCCCGTACACATCCCATAACACCTGTGCTGTTATCCAAATTGAAAACAAAGGTGTTGAGTTTGTGGATGAGATATTTGAAAGGGTAAAACGTGAAATACTGGATGATTTTATGGAAGGAAGCGATCCCGGACTTGTTGTGGCCCATGATAACCAGATTACACCTGCTATGGTTGCATTTGGGATTGATGCCAAGTGTATCGTGCTGAACCAGCAAAGAGCAAGAAAATTGGCAGATAACCTGGACATAAGGCTGGAAGGCCTTGGAGGCACAGAAGACGGAGTTATAGGGGCAATGGCTGGTGTGGGGCTGGCATCAAGCAGATATGATGGTAGATTCCTGAGGATTGGGACTGAAGATGTAAAAGGATATACAAAAACTGCTGAAGAACTCTTTGAGGCCGGGGTTGACCAAATAGTGACGGTTGACGGCTGTAATGTTACAGAGGGCTTGATCCACAATCCTCAAGGCAGACTGCTCAAAACATGCCCCTTAGGTGACAAGATCATCCTCTTTGTTGAAGAAGAGAATGGTGAGCTGAAAGTTGTGGATCGTGGCTAA
- the fwdF gene encoding tungsten-dependent formylmethanofuran dehydrogenase subunit FwdF produces the protein MVSIERNGGQKRSLTHLNEKCTGCGICTEICPTGSLKTGPVLPIARGLVKMDYLNINKNTCALCGLCAAVCPFEALEFTIDGENIKELEQYPKWNQECEIDEDTCIYCKACERACPKDAITVARELPERSKLVTGEISVDPEKCINCKVCEEMCPAGAIEIKQDSPTSYEVKIDEDKCVYCLVCRRTCPTDAIKAVCASCAYSEYNINPEDTEIKGNIFLNEEKCINCGWCQDICPVNAPTISKPFEGEISTNKEECKGESCHACVDVCPCNAASIVDGKSQINPEFCVLCGACTQVCPQSCISLKREKMNLENVRSKSWKKALGSLID, from the coding sequence ATGGTTTCTATAGAAAGAAATGGGGGACAGAAACGTTCTCTGACCCATTTAAACGAAAAGTGCACGGGCTGCGGCATTTGCACAGAGATATGTCCAACAGGATCCCTGAAAACAGGACCTGTGCTTCCAATAGCCCGAGGGCTTGTGAAGATGGATTACCTTAACATAAACAAGAACACATGTGCGCTCTGCGGTCTTTGTGCTGCTGTATGCCCATTTGAAGCCCTGGAATTTACCATAGATGGGGAAAACATAAAGGAATTAGAACAGTACCCCAAATGGAATCAAGAATGCGAAATTGATGAAGATACCTGCATATACTGCAAAGCCTGCGAAAGAGCCTGTCCAAAAGATGCCATAACAGTTGCAAGAGAGCTGCCAGAAAGGTCAAAGCTTGTAACAGGTGAGATTAGTGTTGACCCGGAAAAATGTATTAACTGCAAGGTATGCGAGGAAATGTGCCCTGCAGGGGCCATAGAAATCAAACAGGACAGTCCAACATCATACGAAGTCAAGATAGATGAGGATAAATGTGTTTACTGCCTTGTATGCAGACGTACCTGTCCAACAGATGCTATAAAAGCTGTATGTGCATCATGTGCGTATTCGGAGTATAACATTAACCCTGAAGACACTGAAATCAAAGGCAACATCTTTTTGAACGAAGAAAAGTGCATCAACTGCGGATGGTGTCAGGATATATGTCCCGTTAACGCTCCAACCATTTCAAAACCATTTGAAGGCGAAATATCCACAAACAAGGAAGAATGCAAGGGTGAATCATGCCATGCATGTGTGGATGTCTGTCCCTGCAATGCAGCGAGCATTGTTGACGGCAAATCTCAGATAAACCCTGAGTTTTGTGTGTTATGCGGTGCATGCACCCAGGTCTGCCCACAAAGCTGCATCAGCTTGAAGCGGGAGAAAATGAACCTGGAGAATGTTCGCTCCAAATCATGGAAGAAAGCCCTTGGCAGTTTGATTGATTGA
- a CDS encoding Ig-like domain-containing protein → MHKDLTFLAVICIMVIALSGTVSAVDVNTTNTTPLSNYSNIYVQVANDGGVSFNTTGNGTYYIQSLSSPNGGFNAVHIANDSTATTNYGGSTSTTNQSGTFYATDTGGRGYQDDVVLMLAVNKTIPDDFAVTITASGYNWTPSGTLNSAPSHGSINDYGVTLNETFYKSDFIYGPQSWKPTGGNVNYPIYIGEDMNDTSNAFYIMFIDLHAGLLGSNYKSGSNSQFINNGAVQINYTFTNLQSLAAFNIYAWNYNTTQGQGMLWTNSILPGNTGGPSGYTVMGSSNSIADFSTNVTSGIAPLTVQFTDESTGAKPLTYSWDFGDGTTSTQQNPVHTYNNAGNYTVKLTVNNSYGSDEKTSTIIVSVLEALANIPTGLYNNSQTVNLTTSDQEDPNPQIYYTLNGSDPTTNSTLYSGPINITNEGINTLKFRAFDIYGYSSDVVTMVYTLDTTAPTVTASPSGGTYHTTQNVTLTSTDASSTTTYYTTDNTDPRSSKTRTVYSSPIALHTSTLLQFAAIDAAGNWSPLYAQNYTMMDIAPPVPSVDLPSGHYSTDQVAKLSAVDELDANPQIYYTLDGTNPTTNSTLYTWPVSINIVGTTVLKVITVDAAGHISDVLTRIYSLDKPASSGTWNSTIIGSNVMYNSIVMDAAGYPHIAYYQNANSGTDYPDLKYAYEDVKGWHIETVESVPPGSGYYVSLALDSSGNPHIVYKQQFGDGYLNMLKYAYRDATGWHISILTTGYAGNPIGDDIIYCNLVLYQNQPRISFYNYTGGKIEYMYNDGTKWITESIASTGGPWNSIAVDSSGNPKISYYSISPSSGMASLRYAKRTATGAWQVTIVDNSAENVGAWNSIALDSSGNPSISYIYNDGSLRYAYWNGTQWNSEIVDALASSSCKLILNPSNSPIIIYRDSTSSNLKYAYKEGSKWITHNIDTGDGASLWDSLALNSQGVPYVSYESKNSYLKYAYLIPFNASANPTGGTFNKTQTVTLTSTPGTSIYYTTDGSDPRTSSTKTAYSSSITVNNTTTIKFAAVDPANNWGSIYTQTYIINPTVKSVDPVNNAVNVAINKVIKVTFNEVIKKGTGWIELTNSNGVDMPITWSINGSVLTVTANSTLNRGVKYTLLIHTGSVTNMAGDNVTGYVSRFTTSTDSVAPTVKVVDPANNAVNVAADKVIKVTFSEAIQAGNGSIELTTSNGTVVPSTWSISGNVLTIKANSSLTHGVKYMVLIHTGSVTDLAGNNVKGYVFRFTVDTVVPTVKVVDPANNAVNVAADKVIKVTFSEAIKAGNGSIELTTSNGTVVPSTWSISGNVLTIKANSSLTHGVKYMVLIHTGSVTDLAGNNVAGYVSRFTVDTVVPTVKVVDPANNAVNVATSKVIKVTFNEAIAAGTKWIELVASNGTSVTVNSSISGNVLTITPTSALSKGVKYTLLIHTGSVTDLAGNNVAGYVSRFNTIS, encoded by the coding sequence ATGCATAAAGATCTAACGTTTTTAGCGGTTATTTGTATCATGGTAATTGCGCTCAGCGGAACTGTATCTGCCGTTGATGTGAATACCACCAACACAACCCCGCTTTCTAACTACAGCAACATTTACGTTCAGGTGGCGAACGATGGGGGTGTTTCGTTTAACACCACCGGAAACGGTACATACTATATTCAGTCGCTGAGCTCGCCTAATGGTGGATTTAATGCAGTACATATTGCCAACGATTCTACGGCAACCACCAATTATGGTGGATCCACCAGCACCACAAATCAATCAGGAACCTTTTATGCCACGGACACTGGAGGTAGAGGGTATCAGGATGATGTTGTGCTGATGCTTGCCGTTAATAAAACAATTCCAGATGATTTTGCCGTAACAATAACTGCAAGTGGATACAACTGGACACCTAGCGGTACCCTGAACTCCGCCCCATCACATGGTTCTATCAATGATTATGGGGTAACACTGAATGAAACATTCTACAAGAGTGATTTCATTTACGGGCCTCAAAGCTGGAAACCCACAGGTGGAAATGTTAACTACCCAATCTACATTGGGGAAGACATGAATGATACTTCAAACGCGTTTTACATAATGTTCATTGACCTTCATGCAGGACTGCTTGGATCTAACTACAAATCTGGGTCAAACTCACAGTTCATTAACAATGGAGCGGTGCAGATAAACTACACTTTCACAAATTTACAGTCTTTAGCTGCTTTCAATATCTACGCATGGAACTATAACACCACTCAGGGACAGGGAATGTTATGGACAAACAGCATACTTCCAGGTAACACGGGTGGCCCAAGTGGTTACACGGTAATGGGATCTTCAAATTCAATTGCTGATTTCAGTACAAATGTAACCAGTGGTATAGCCCCATTAACAGTTCAATTCACAGATGAATCAACAGGAGCTAAACCTTTAACTTATTCATGGGATTTTGGGGATGGGACTACATCAACCCAACAGAATCCAGTACACACCTACAACAACGCAGGCAATTATACAGTTAAATTAACAGTAAACAATTCTTATGGTAGTGATGAAAAAACCAGCACAATAATAGTAAGTGTGTTAGAAGCTTTAGCAAACATACCAACTGGACTGTACAACAACTCACAAACAGTTAATTTAACTACATCTGATCAGGAGGATCCTAATCCTCAGATTTATTATACTCTAAACGGCAGTGACCCTACAACAAACAGCACACTTTATTCAGGACCTATAAACATCACTAATGAAGGAATTAATACTCTCAAGTTCAGAGCATTTGATATTTATGGTTACAGTTCGGATGTTGTTACAATGGTCTATACCCTTGATACAACGGCGCCAACAGTAACTGCATCGCCTTCTGGAGGTACCTATCACACCACCCAGAATGTTACATTAACTTCAACAGATGCAAGCAGCACAACAACATATTACACCACAGATAATACTGATCCGAGATCCAGCAAAACTAGAACTGTTTACTCAAGCCCAATTGCACTACATACCAGTACATTACTCCAATTCGCTGCTATTGATGCTGCAGGCAACTGGAGTCCTCTTTACGCTCAAAATTACACCATGATGGATATTGCACCTCCTGTACCTTCAGTGGATTTACCAAGTGGACATTACAGCACTGATCAGGTTGCTAAATTAAGTGCAGTGGATGAATTGGATGCTAATCCACAGATTTATTACACTCTAGATGGTACCAATCCCACTACAAATAGTACACTTTACACATGGCCCGTAAGCATAAACATTGTGGGAACAACAGTTTTGAAGGTCATAACAGTTGATGCTGCAGGTCATATCTCAGATGTTCTCACACGAATTTATTCCCTTGACAAACCAGCATCAAGCGGTACATGGAACAGTACCATAATAGGCAGTAACGTGATGTACAATTCAATTGTTATGGATGCAGCAGGTTATCCACACATAGCTTATTACCAAAATGCAAATTCAGGAACTGACTATCCGGATCTTAAATATGCTTATGAGGATGTAAAGGGATGGCATATAGAAACTGTGGAGTCAGTACCTCCTGGCTCGGGTTACTATGTTTCACTTGCACTGGATTCATCTGGCAACCCTCACATAGTTTATAAACAACAATTTGGTGATGGATACTTAAATATGTTAAAATACGCTTATAGAGATGCAACAGGATGGCATATCTCTATTTTAACCACAGGCTATGCTGGCAATCCAATAGGTGATGATATCATATATTGTAACTTAGTTTTGTATCAAAACCAACCCCGGATCAGTTTTTATAATTACACTGGAGGAAAAATCGAGTATATGTACAATGATGGCACAAAATGGATCACTGAATCTATTGCCTCAACCGGTGGGCCATGGAATTCTATTGCAGTAGATTCCTCTGGCAACCCTAAAATCAGTTACTATAGTATATCTCCAAGTTCTGGGATGGCTAGTTTAAGGTATGCCAAAAGGACAGCAACAGGTGCATGGCAAGTCACAATTGTAGATAATTCTGCAGAAAATGTTGGGGCATGGAATTCTATTGCACTGGATTCATCTGGTAACCCCAGTATCAGTTATATATACAATGATGGAAGTTTGAGATATGCTTACTGGAATGGTACGCAATGGAACAGTGAAATAGTTGACGCACTTGCTTCCTCTTCATGTAAACTGATATTAAATCCTTCAAATAGTCCTATAATAATTTATAGAGATTCAACAAGCAGTAACCTGAAATATGCATACAAAGAAGGTTCTAAATGGATTACTCATAATATAGACACGGGTGACGGTGCGTCTCTTTGGGATTCCCTTGCCTTGAATTCACAAGGAGTTCCTTACGTAAGTTACGAATCTAAAAATTCCTATTTGAAGTACGCATATCTTATACCATTCAATGCAAGTGCAAATCCAACTGGAGGTACCTTTAATAAAACCCAGACAGTGACTCTAACATCAACCCCTGGAACATCTATATATTACACTACAGATGGCAGTGATCCACGAACAAGCAGCACAAAAACTGCTTATTCGAGTTCAATAACAGTAAACAATACAACCACAATCAAATTTGCAGCTGTAGACCCTGCAAATAACTGGGGTTCTATTTACACCCAAACTTACATCATAAACCCTACTGTGAAATCGGTGGATCCAGTTAACAATGCGGTTAATGTGGCCATTAATAAAGTGATTAAAGTCACCTTCAACGAAGTTATCAAAAAAGGTACTGGTTGGATAGAACTTACCAACAGTAATGGCGTGGATATGCCTATCACATGGTCTATTAATGGTAGTGTGTTAACTGTAACAGCTAACAGCACTTTAAATCGTGGAGTTAAGTACACTCTGCTTATTCATACCGGTAGTGTGACTAATATGGCCGGTGATAATGTGACGGGTTACGTGTCACGTTTCACAACCAGTACGGACAGTGTTGCTCCTACTGTGAAAGTTGTGGATCCTGCAAATAATGCTGTGAATGTTGCTGCTGATAAGGTGATTAAGGTTACCTTTAGTGAAGCTATTCAAGCTGGTAATGGTTCGATAGAGCTTACTACTAGTAATGGTACGGTTGTACCGAGTACATGGTCTATTAGTGGTAATGTGTTAACCATAAAAGCTAACAGCAGTTTAACTCATGGTGTTAAGTATATGGTGCTTATCCACACAGGAAGTGTAACAGACTTAGCTGGTAACAATGTGAAAGGCTATGTGTTCCGTTTCACTGTGGACACTGTTGTTCCTACTGTGAAAGTTGTGGATCCTGCAAATAATGCTGTGAATGTGGCTGCTGATAAGGTGATTAAGGTTACCTTTAGTGAAGCTATTAAGGCTGGTAATGGTTCGATAGAGCTTACGACTAGTAATGGTACGGTTGTGCCGAGCACATGGTCTATTAGTGGTAATGTGTTAACCATAAAAGCTAACAGCAGTTTAACTCATGGTGTTAAGTATATGGTGCTTATCCACACAGGAAGTGTGACTGATCTAGCTGGTAACAATGTAGCTGGTTATGTGTCCCGTTTCACTGTGGACACTGTTGTTCCTACTGTGAAAGTTGTGGATCCTGCAAATAATGCTGTGAACGTTGCTACAAGTAAGGTGATTAAAGTCACCTTCAACGAAGCAATCGCAGCTGGTACTAAGTGGATAGAGCTTGTAGCTAGTAATGGCACATCTGTAACTGTCAACTCATCCATCAGTGGTAATGTGTTAACCATAACACCTACCAGTGCCTTGAGTAAGGGTGTTAAGTACACTCTGCTTATTCACACAGGCAGTGTAACGGATCTGGCAGGTAACAATGTTGCTGGTTATGTGTCTCGCTTCAACACAATATCTTAA
- a CDS encoding DUF2149 domain-containing protein: MLKQRRMKKGKKLLSSDEEIDPMVYAVNMIDCMLVLAVGFLIFTIMSSAHTSGDTTTSDNTIIKEAVDLNTAQNLTSTLQNASSSTSGLSEVGKVYKDPTTGKYIMIQSHG; encoded by the coding sequence ATGTTGAAACAGAGAAGAATGAAAAAGGGTAAGAAATTACTCTCAAGTGACGAGGAAATAGATCCAATGGTTTATGCAGTGAACATGATAGACTGCATGCTAGTTCTTGCAGTGGGGTTTTTGATATTTACAATAATGTCCAGCGCCCACACATCTGGAGATACAACTACATCAGACAACACAATAATTAAAGAAGCAGTTGATCTTAACACAGCCCAGAACCTTACCTCAACACTTCAAAATGCTTCCAGTTCAACAAGTGGTCTTTCGGAGGTTGGTAAGGTCTATAAGGATCCTACAACTGGAAAGTACATAATGATCCAGAGTCATGGGTGA
- a CDS encoding MotA/TolQ/ExbB proton channel family protein, with translation MTASVSSTFSSGMHAISQSLLVPVMVVLTIFFLYALLNLGILMAEYYKRRKVNFNLNKFVNQLLSLKNKKDSNEIIGIIEAGNIPKTHKEALKTLINSSNVSDEFRESLALKMVEDESLLASKKLEKTDIIAKISPAVGLMGTLIPLGPGLTALGAGNIQDLAQHLTMAFDAAVLGMAAAAIAFLTSKIRRRWYEEEISDLETLMDTILEIYKC, from the coding sequence ATGACAGCTTCAGTAAGCAGTACATTCAGCAGTGGCATGCATGCAATTTCACAGAGCCTTTTAGTACCTGTGATGGTAGTCCTCACAATATTTTTCCTTTACGCTCTGCTTAACCTTGGCATACTTATGGCTGAGTACTACAAACGAAGAAAAGTAAATTTTAACCTTAACAAATTTGTTAACCAACTGTTATCCCTTAAAAACAAAAAGGATTCAAATGAGATAATTGGGATAATTGAAGCAGGCAACATACCCAAAACTCATAAAGAAGCACTTAAAACTTTGATAAACAGTTCTAATGTGAGTGATGAGTTCAGGGAATCTCTTGCACTTAAAATGGTTGAAGACGAAAGTTTGCTGGCCTCTAAAAAACTTGAAAAAACTGATATCATAGCCAAGATCTCACCTGCAGTGGGACTTATGGGAACTTTAATACCTCTTGGCCCCGGACTCACAGCACTGGGAGCAGGGAATATTCAAGATCTTGCACAGCACCTTACAATGGCATTTGATGCAGCTGTTCTTGGTATGGCAGCAGCAGCAATTGCTTTTTTAACATCTAAGATAAGAAGAAGGTGGTACGAGGAGGAAATATCCGACCTGGAAACCCTGATGGATACTATTCTGGAGATATACAAATGTTGA
- a CDS encoding PKD domain-containing protein, whose amino-acid sequence MHKNVIFLVLICATVVMFSGAVSAADVPSANFTADKYWGVNNVTTHFTDTSTGNPTNWNWNFGDGITSTEQNPTHTYSALGSYNVSLTAINSVGSSTKSISKCINVLNNSNVFTSSNGVTFFVANDAGVKYDMPNGVTNDNGGVYPYIPQTYYICKGGGGTAPIQLSTDPNYVPGLDSGPGSYTNNDNQTGTFYIVFRGGVVHLDDAILMLAVNGTIADDFSVTITSTGYTYTPPAPGLSSDRTTANLQNITYVTNALNETFYKSDFIYEQNWRPYNQVNYPIYNGENVSDPNNDFHLMFIDLDVGAFFRGTIINGTSALNYGAITVTYAFHNLENFAAFATYGWFSSCNWGTGIPQASYNGLCGYNVIGTPRPGSDFTANATSGNNSLDVKFTDNSTNNPTSWSWDFGDGITSTEQNPTHTYTKAGNYTVKLTTSNANVGNTEIKTGYITVLDTVAPTIVANVTSGNYDVAQNVALNATDDGGNATIYYTTDGTDPTISSPVYTGPINITSTTTLKFIAVDAAGNQSPIQSETYNIKSDVSVAVTASKSNPQVGDNVTYTFKVSNNGPGVAKDVVYTYVIPEGLEYLGATVDQGTVLYNATTRTLTWNLGNVAVGDPYLWLNLHVLSAGTYNLQPTIRVSGYNPELDGNVGSLIVNAVSADSNVVSGSGNGSGNGTATVNAATVTKTMNTVPMQSTGAPLTGLVSALLLIGSGLALSRKK is encoded by the coding sequence ATGCATAAAAATGTAATATTTTTAGTGCTTATCTGTGCTACAGTGGTCATGTTCAGCGGAGCTGTTTCAGCGGCTGATGTGCCTTCTGCCAATTTCACTGCGGATAAGTACTGGGGAGTAAACAATGTAACTACCCATTTCACCGACACATCCACTGGCAACCCTACAAACTGGAACTGGAATTTTGGTGATGGAATTACAAGTACAGAACAGAACCCAACCCACACCTACTCAGCATTAGGTAGTTACAATGTTAGTTTAACAGCAATAAACTCCGTTGGAAGTAGTACTAAGTCGATATCAAAGTGTATCAACGTTTTGAACAATTCTAATGTATTCACCAGCAGCAACGGTGTCACTTTTTTCGTGGCCAATGATGCAGGTGTGAAGTATGATATGCCTAATGGGGTTACAAATGATAACGGTGGAGTCTACCCTTACATTCCTCAGACCTATTACATATGTAAAGGTGGTGGTGGTACAGCTCCGATTCAGTTATCAACAGATCCTAATTATGTGCCCGGTTTGGACTCTGGACCAGGTAGTTATACCAACAATGATAACCAGACTGGTACTTTTTATATAGTATTCCGAGGAGGTGTTGTGCATCTAGATGATGCTATTTTAATGCTTGCAGTAAACGGTACCATAGCTGATGATTTTAGTGTTACCATTACTTCAACTGGTTATACGTACACCCCACCAGCACCAGGTTTATCATCGGATCGAACAACTGCAAATCTTCAAAACATCACTTATGTAACTAATGCACTCAATGAAACATTTTACAAAAGTGATTTCATCTACGAGCAGAACTGGAGACCATACAATCAAGTCAATTATCCGATCTACAATGGAGAAAATGTCTCTGATCCAAACAATGATTTCCACCTCATGTTCATAGACCTTGATGTCGGGGCATTTTTTAGAGGCACGATTATCAACGGAACCAGCGCACTAAATTATGGGGCTATAACTGTCACCTATGCTTTCCACAATCTGGAAAATTTTGCAGCATTTGCAACTTATGGATGGTTCTCCTCATGTAACTGGGGAACAGGAATACCTCAAGCAAGTTACAACGGATTATGTGGTTACAACGTTATAGGAACTCCTAGGCCGGGATCTGATTTCACAGCCAACGCTACAAGTGGTAACAATTCACTGGATGTTAAGTTCACTGATAACAGTACCAACAATCCTACAAGCTGGAGCTGGGATTTCGGTGATGGAATCACTTCCACTGAACAGAATCCAACCCACACCTACACCAAAGCTGGAAACTACACAGTTAAATTGACAACATCTAACGCAAACGTGGGTAACACAGAGATAAAAACAGGTTACATCACTGTTTTGGATACTGTAGCTCCTACTATTGTTGCTAATGTTACTAGCGGTAATTATGATGTTGCTCAGAATGTGGCACTGAATGCTACAGATGATGGTGGAAATGCAACTATTTACTACACCACAGATGGTACTGATCCTACCATCAGTAGTCCGGTTTATACTGGACCAATCAACATCACTTCAACAACTACTTTGAAGTTTATTGCTGTTGATGCTGCTGGTAACCAGTCACCTATCCAGTCTGAAACGTACAACATTAAGTCTGATGTGTCTGTAGCTGTTACCGCATCTAAATCAAATCCTCAAGTTGGTGATAATGTTACTTACACGTTTAAGGTGAGTAACAATGGACCTGGAGTTGCTAAGGATGTTGTTTACACTTACGTGATTCCTGAGGGTTTGGAATACCTTGGTGCAACTGTTGATCAGGGTACTGTATTGTATAATGCAACTACGAGGACTTTGACCTGGAATCTTGGTAATGTTGCTGTGGGCGACCCATACTTATGGCTCAATTTACATGTTTTGAGTGCAGGAACCTACAATTTACAGCCTACAATCCGTGTATCTGGTTACAATCCTGAATTGGATGGTAATGTTGGTTCTTTGATTGTGAATGCAGTTTCAGCCGATTCAAATGTAGTTAGTGGTTCAGGCAATGGTTCAGGCAATGGTACAGCTACTGTGAATGCAGCAACTGTTACCAAGACTATGAACACTGTGCCTATGCAGAGTACTGGTGCGCCTTTAACAGGCCTTGTTTCAGCTCTGTTACTTATTGGCAGTGGATTAGCATTGAGCAGGAAAAAATAA
- a CDS encoding indolepyruvate ferredoxin oxidoreductase subunit alpha, with the protein MPVIIDDEKCGKITNCPGEGLCVKICEKGALEEVDGNVVINPEKCDDCDLCIQNCPNQAISKA; encoded by the coding sequence ATGCCAGTGATCATAGACGATGAAAAATGTGGAAAAATAACGAACTGCCCTGGAGAAGGATTATGTGTCAAAATCTGTGAAAAAGGGGCTCTTGAAGAAGTAGATGGAAACGTGGTTATAAATCCTGAAAAATGCGATGATTGTGATCTATGCATCCAGAACTGTCCGAACCAGGCCATATCAAAGGCATAA